The Candidatus Sysuiplasma acidicola genome includes a window with the following:
- a CDS encoding peptidylprolyl isomerase, with the protein MAEDAQIKADTEADNSKRISPGDIVQIELDAWINETGKLFQTTSKENAQKEEIYDDKTVYGPVFEIVGKNRFFPGLEKSMSAASVGQEVELLIKPEEGAGSRDQNLVKLYSVREFERMNVEPKVGVDVRIGDRVGRITQVTVGRVRVDFNNPLAGHTLKYRYRVLAKIEEPLEKFKAIAEMYYGTSSGFDIKIDGDRAVVVLPDSCRLDPRWVNAKLRIVAEAYETIGLKEVEFVEKYVKPAPPVAAVPEAKAEKAPEEITDETTDSAKGNESTGVEKQ; encoded by the coding sequence ATGGCAGAAGACGCCCAGATAAAAGCAGATACTGAAGCTGATAATTCGAAACGCATAAGCCCGGGCGACATTGTTCAGATAGAACTTGATGCTTGGATAAACGAAACTGGTAAGTTATTCCAGACTACCAGCAAGGAGAATGCGCAGAAAGAGGAAATTTACGATGACAAGACTGTTTACGGCCCTGTTTTTGAGATTGTGGGCAAGAACAGATTCTTTCCAGGACTCGAAAAATCGATGAGCGCCGCGTCGGTAGGACAGGAAGTGGAGTTGCTGATAAAGCCGGAAGAAGGGGCTGGAAGCAGGGACCAGAATCTTGTAAAGCTCTATTCGGTCAGGGAATTCGAAAGGATGAATGTTGAGCCAAAAGTTGGCGTCGATGTGAGGATTGGAGACAGGGTGGGAAGAATAACGCAGGTGACTGTAGGTCGTGTCAGGGTCGATTTCAACAATCCTCTCGCTGGACACACGCTGAAGTACAGATACAGGGTCCTCGCCAAGATCGAAGAACCTCTGGAGAAGTTCAAAGCAATTGCGGAAATGTACTATGGCACCAGTTCCGGTTTCGACATTAAAATAGATGGCGACAGAGCGGTAGTAGTCCTTCCTGATTCGTGCAGACTCGACCCCAGATGGGTCAATGCTAAACTCAGGATAGTTGCCGAAGCCTATGAAACAATAGGATTGAAGGAAGTCGAGTTTGTGGAGAAGTATGTAAAACCGGCTCCGCCGGTAGCAGCTGTGCCGGAAGCAAAGGCAGAGAAGGCACCTGAAGAAATTACAGATGAGACGACTGACAGTGCAAAAGGAAATGAATCAACAGGCGTGGAAAAACAATAA